The following nucleotide sequence is from Synergistaceae bacterium DZ-S4.
GCTAACATTTTTACCTTGATGGGCAGTTTGAAGGATGCCGTGCGGAAAGCCTCTTCGGCTGTCTCACGGGGCACACCTGCTATTTCAAACATCACACGGCCGCGCTTTACTGCAGCGGTCCAGTATTCGACGTTTCCCTTACCCTTACCCATACGTGTTTCAAGAGGCTTTTCCGTTACCGGGCGATCGGGGAAGATCCTGATCCATATCTTTCCGCCTTTTTTCATCTTGCGGCTGATCGCAACACGGACAGCCTCGATCTGACGGGCGGTGATCCAGCCGTTCTCACACGCCTGAAGCCCAAATTCGCCGAAATCCACCTTCGTTGCTCCCTTTGCATATCCGCGGAGGGGTGTAAGGTGAGGCTTGCGGTACTTGACTCTTTTCGGAGAAAGCATCAGATGTTACCCCCTCTCCTGATGAGCAGGAACGGCTTCCATTACAGGTTTGCGCTCCATTACTTCGCCTTTGTAGATCCAGACTTTGATGCCGATGACGCCGTAGATCGTATGAGCTTCGGCGAAACCGTAGTCGATGTCCGCCCTGAGTGTCGAAAGCGGCAGCTGTCCTTCAAGATACCATTCCGTGCGAGCGATCTCAGCTCCGCCGAGACGGCCTGCGCACTGGATCTTGATTCCTTTTGCGCCCGATTTCATCGAGCGGAAGATAGACTGTTTCATTGCGCGGCGGAAGCTGATCCTGCGCTCAAGTGACGCAGCGACTCCCTCTGCCACTACCTGTGCTTCCGCATCAGGGTTCTTGATCTCCTGGATGTTGATCATTACCCGGCTTCCGGTCTTAGCCTGGAGCTCCTCACGAACTGCCTGTATCTCTGCACCCTGCTTGCCGATAACTACACCAGGCCGGGCGGTCCAAACTGTAAAACGCATGACGTTTCCAATACGCTCGATCTCCACACGGCTTACGCCTGCTTTATCCCAGCGTTTCCTGATCCATTCCCTCAGTTCGAGGTCATTGTGCAGGTATTTGGCATATTTTTTTCCGTCTGCGTACCAGCGGGATTCCCAATCGTAGATGACACCAATCCTGTAACCTACCGGGTGAACTTTCTGACCCACCGTCACCCCTCCTTATTTCTCACATACGACCACTGAAACGTGGCACGTATGGTGTCTGAAAGCATGCGCGCGTCCCATTGAAACAGGACGGAAGCGCTTCATGTAACTTCCCTGATCCGCCATTACTTCCTTAACTACGAGTTTGTCCATATCAAGTCCGTAATTGTGTTCAGCGTTTGCTATCGCACTCTTAAGGACTTTTTCTGCTACACGTGCCCCCTTGTTGGGAGTGTACTTAAGGACCAGCAAAGCGTCAGAAGCTTTTTTGCCCCTGATGAGAGCAAGTACCTGGCGTACTTTGGTAGCTGATATACGGACCTGCTGGGCTGTTGCCTTGACTTCCATGACCCTGCCCCTCCTACTTCTTGACTTTCGTGGAGCGTTCCTGTCCGGCGTGACCGCCGAACTTACGGGTCGGTGCGAATTCGCCGAGCTTGTGCCCAATCATATTGTCGCTTATGTAAACAGGTACATGAATGCGGCCGTTGTGTACCGCTATCGTATGACCGACCATTTCGGGAGTAACGCTTGAACGGCGTGACCAGCTTTTGATAACGAGCTTTTTCCCCGATTCGTTCATGTCCTCGATCCTACGCAGAAGTTTCGGATCTACGTAGGGTCCCTTTTTAAGTGAACGAGCCATCTCTGTATTCCCTCCTACAAACCCGGGTTACTTCTTACGGCGGCGGACAATGAACTTGTCCGAAGACTTACGCTTGCGGGTGCGGTAGCCCTTCGCCGGCGTACCCCACGGGGATACCGGATGCTTGTGTGACTTGCTCTTTCCTTCTCCGCCGCCCATCGGATGATCTACCGGGTTCATGATCATGCCGCGAACGTGCGGACGGATCCCAAGCCAACGAGTTCTTCCGGCTTTTCCGTAAATCACATTTTCATGCTCTTCGTTTCCGACCTGACCTACTGTGGCCATGCACTCAAGAAGTACTAGCCGCAGTTCTCCGCTTGGCATACGGACAAAGGCATATTTGCCTTCTTTGGCCATAAGCTGTGCTGATGCTCCTGCCGAACGAACGAGTACTCCGCCGCGCCCCGGTTCAAGTTCCACGTTGTGTATCACCGTACCAACGGGGATGTCCCTAAGTTTGAGCGCGTTTCCGGGACGAATGTCGGAATCCTTGCCGGCGACTACGCTGTCGCCTACGGCAAGTCCCACAGGAGCGATAATATAGCGTTTCTCTCCGTCAAGATAAGAGATCAGCGCAATGCGGGCTGAACGGTTGGGATCGTACTCGATCGAGACGACTTTTCCGGGTACTCCCTGCTTGTCCCTTTTGAAATCGATGATACGATACTTGATCCTTCCGCGGCCGCCGCGGTGACGCATCGTAATGCGTCCGTTGTTATTGCGTCCCGATTTCTCGCTTAACGTTACAACCAGGCTCCGCTCCGGCTTTGCCTTCGTGATTTCAGAATAGTCAGGCGTTGCCATGTGGCGGCGGCTGGGTGTGGTGGGACGAAATTTCTTTATACCCATCTCTGGTTAACCCCTTTCTGCCTAGGCGCTTGCGCCCTCGAAGAATGCGATCTTTTCGCCTTTTGCAAGTGTAACTACCGCTTTCTTCCAGGAACGTGAACGACCCAAAAAGGCACCCATCCGCTTCGGTTTGGAACGGACCTGGATCGTATTTACTCTTACGACTTTGACTTTGAAAACTTCCTCGACAGCCTTGCGTATCTCGATCTTGTTCGCTTTGGGAAGCACTTCAAATGTGTACTGTCCAAGTTCCATCAACCGGCTTGTCTTTTCTGTGATTATCGGGCGGACAATAATATCATGTGCTACTGCGTTCATTAACCGAACACCTCCTCGAGCTTTTTGACAGCCTCAGGAGTCGCAATCAGCCGATCGTGGTTGAGAAGGTCGTAGACGTTGATGCTGTCGACATGC
It contains:
- the rplP gene encoding 50S ribosomal protein L16, whose protein sequence is MLSPKRVKYRKPHLTPLRGYAKGATKVDFGEFGLQACENGWITARQIEAVRVAISRKMKKGGKIWIRIFPDRPVTEKPLETRMGKGKGNVEYWTAAVKRGRVMFEIAGVPRETAEEAFRTASFKLPIKVKMLAREGAGE
- the rpsC gene encoding 30S ribosomal protein S3, which gives rise to MGQKVHPVGYRIGVIYDWESRWYADGKKYAKYLHNDLELREWIRKRWDKAGVSRVEIERIGNVMRFTVWTARPGVVIGKQGAEIQAVREELQAKTGSRVMINIQEIKNPDAEAQVVAEGVAASLERRISFRRAMKQSIFRSMKSGAKGIKIQCAGRLGGAEIARTEWYLEGQLPLSTLRADIDYGFAEAHTIYGVIGIKVWIYKGEVMERKPVMEAVPAHQERG
- the rplV gene encoding 50S ribosomal protein L22; translation: MEVKATAQQVRISATKVRQVLALIRGKKASDALLVLKYTPNKGARVAEKVLKSAIANAEHNYGLDMDKLVVKEVMADQGSYMKRFRPVSMGRAHAFRHHTCHVSVVVCEK
- the rpsS gene encoding 30S ribosomal protein S19; translated protein: MARSLKKGPYVDPKLLRRIEDMNESGKKLVIKSWSRRSSVTPEMVGHTIAVHNGRIHVPVYISDNMIGHKLGEFAPTRKFGGHAGQERSTKVKK
- the rplB gene encoding 50S ribosomal protein L2; the encoded protein is MGIKKFRPTTPSRRHMATPDYSEITKAKPERSLVVTLSEKSGRNNNGRITMRHRGGRGRIKYRIIDFKRDKQGVPGKVVSIEYDPNRSARIALISYLDGEKRYIIAPVGLAVGDSVVAGKDSDIRPGNALKLRDIPVGTVIHNVELEPGRGGVLVRSAGASAQLMAKEGKYAFVRMPSGELRLVLLECMATVGQVGNEEHENVIYGKAGRTRWLGIRPHVRGMIMNPVDHPMGGGEGKSKSHKHPVSPWGTPAKGYRTRKRKSSDKFIVRRRKK
- the rplW gene encoding 50S ribosomal protein L23 encodes the protein MNAVAHDIIVRPIITEKTSRLMELGQYTFEVLPKANKIEIRKAVEEVFKVKVVRVNTIQVRSKPKRMGAFLGRSRSWKKAVVTLAKGEKIAFFEGASA